The Rhodopirellula halodulae sequence ATTGTGGGTCGTTTCATGTTTGATTGCGTACAGCATCACGACAGAACGATCTGCCACGTGATATGAATCCCCATCAACAATGGGAGCCTCGTCCCAAGGAGTGATGTCCTCCGGTGAATCCAGGGCGGTATCGATCCATCGCCGCCAGTGACTTCCAAACAATTGGGGCAACTCAAATTGCAGTGGTTCCCAATAGGCACTGAGAATGAAATGGAACTGCATGTTGGCTTTCGGCAATTCGCCACCGAACGCAATGCAATGGGATGAATCGCTCCAATCAGGTTGATCGAGTCGGATCCCGTGCCACGTTTTTTTCGCGTCTCGCAGCATCTGATTGACGCTGCACCGTTGGCGTTCGTGATCCGGGTTGCGTTGACTGCGGCGTGCGCAAATCAGGGAGACAAAACGGTGCAATTCCGGGTGCCGCTGCAAATTGGTCCAGTCGAACCAACTGAGTTCGTTGTCTTGGCAGTAAGCGTTGTTGTTGCCTCTTTGTGTGTGCCGAATTTCGTCGCCCATTCGAATCATGGGAACACCGAGCGATAGCAGTGTCGTGGCCAGAAAGTTCTTGACTTGGCGGTCGCGAATTTTGTTGATCAAGGGATCTTCGGTTGGGCCTTCTGCACCACAGTTCCAACTGCGGTTGTCATCGTCTCCGTCTCGGTTGTCTTCCCCGTTGTCTTGGTTCTGTTTCTCGTTGTAGGAAACGAGGTCGTTGAGGGTGAAGCCATCGTGACAGGTCACAAAGTTGAGGCTTTGTTCCACTTCCCGTTCTTTGTGCCCGTAAATTTGAGGACTGCCGACGATTCGATCTGCAATCCGAGGGACGGTCCCCGGTTGCCCTCGAAAGAAATCACGGACGTCATCGCGGAATCGTCCATTCCATTCTCGCCATGCGTCGCCAACAAAGCTGCCAACCTGATACAGCCCGGCGGCGTCCCAAGCCTCAGCGATCAATTTGGTTCCCGCTAGAACGGGATCGGATTCAATGTCCCACAGCACCGGTGGATTGGGCTGTGGTTTGCCCGAGCCATCTCGCGATAAGATCGATGCCAAGTCAAACCGAAACCCGTCCACATGCATTTCTTCGACCCAGTAGCGAAGACTGTCGACGATCAACCGGCGAACGATCGGATGGTTCGTGTTGAGTGTATTGCCGCACCCAGAGTAATTTGCGTAGCGCTGCCCACGATCTTCGAGCATGTAGTAGGTCGGGTTATCAATGCCACGAAAACAGAGTGTTGGTCCGTCTTCGTTTCCTTCGGCGGTGTGGTTGAACACCACATCCAGAATGACTTCGATTCCGGCGCGGTGCAGCGCCTTGACCATGTCGCGAAATTCGTTGACTGCGCCAAGTGGATTCTGGCATGAACTGTAGTTCGTGTGCGGCGCGAAGAATGAAATCGGTGCGTAACCCCAGTAGTTGATCTTCCCTTTTGGCGCGTCCTGGACATCGAACTGAAAGACAGGAAGCAACTCGATCGCAGTGATGCCGAGTTGCTGCAGATAGGGGATTTTTTCGATTAGTCCTGCATACGTGCCCCGCTTCGATGAATCCAGCTTGGAACTAGGATGGCGGGTGAAGCCACGCACGTGCATCTCGTAAACGATCGTCTGCGACGCCGGGCGATTGGGAGACTGATCATCTTCCCAGTCATAGGCGGACGGATCGATCACAACACTTTTCATGGATGTCGCTGTGTTGTCGCCTGGCATGGAGGCTGCATCACGGCTGTACCCGTCGGGCACACTCACGCCACGGCCATAGGGGTCGAGCAAAACCTTGTTGGCGTCGAAACGAAAGCCCCGCTCAGGCCGGCGTGGCCCATCCACTCGGTAACCATACAATTGACCGGGCCTCAGTCCAGGAACAAACGTATGCCAGTAGTGATAGGTCCGGTTGCGAATGGGATCGAGCGGGACCACCTGGGCAGGGGCGACATCGTTTTGATGATCAAACAGCAGCAACTCAACTCCTGTCGCCGCGCGTGAATAGAGGCTGAAGTTGACGCCACCAGCGACGATCGTGGCCCCCAAGGGCGCACTTGATCCGGCGTTTTCGGTGGGGCTCATTTCAGTTCCTCACTCATCCTTCACGCGAGACATCCACTGGTTGCCCCAGCCAACATAGAGATCGTGCAAGAATGCCTTCCAGTCTTCCGCTGTCCGGCTGGCGGGGTACGGTTCGGGTGGCACCGGTTTGGAGGCGTCCCAAACCACTTGAAATTGTCCATCGCCACGGATCTGGCCCACTCGTGGTGTCTTGAAGCAATGCTGAGTCTCGGGATCGATGCGGGTGTCGCCTTCTGGAGCTGCGATTCTCTGAGTGAGCATCGCGCGGCGAATCGTTTTGGTTTCGGTGCTTTGCGATTCGCGGACTGCTTGTGCCCACAACATGACTCCGATGTAGGCGTCCTGCATTGGATCCGAGATCACTCGGTGCGGGTGTTTTTCTTTGAACCTTGCGACGAACTTTCGATTCGCATCGGTGTCCAGTGATTCGAAATAGGTCGAGGCGGCGTAGTCGCCCTCCACATCGGCGATATTGAGACTGCGGAGTGTCTGCTCGCCAAGGCTGAATGAAAGACACGAGATGTCCTCTCGTTGGATTCCCGCATTTCGAAGTTCGCGAAAGAAGGCCACGTTCGAATCGCCGTTGATGGTGTTCAGAATCATGTCCGGTTGGGATTTTTGAATCGCACGAACGACCGGTTCGAAGTGAGAGCTGCCCAGGGGCACAAACATCTCGCCGATGAGTTCCGCATCGGTGTTCTGGAGTTGATCTTTGATGACCTCGCTCGCCATGCGCGGGAAAACATAGTCCGAGCCCACGACGAAGAACCGTTTCTTGTGAAGGATCTCCCTGGCCCATGACACCGCCGGAATGATTTGCTGGTTTGGCGCGGCACCCATGTAGACGATGTTTGGTGACGTCTCCATGCCTTCGTACTGAACCGGATAAACCAGCAAGTGGTTGTGCTTTTCAAAGACCGGCCGAACGGTCTTGCGTGACGCGGATGTCCAACATCCAAAGACCGTGCAAACCTTCTCGTCGACGATCAGTCGTTCGGCTTCTCGAGCGAAGGTTTCCGTGTTGGATCGACCATCGGCAACAACCGCCTGCACTTGGCGACCCAGCAAGCCTCCTGACTGGTTGATTTCTTGGATCGCCATGAGCGTGGCATCCACCACACTCGTCCCGTTTGTCGACATGGTTCCGCTTAAAGATTGCAGCACACCGACCTTGATCGGATCGCCTTGCGGAACCGGAATCGAGGAAAAGAAACCTTGGAAGGAAAGGCCGACCAAGACCAAGAGACC is a genomic window containing:
- the glgX gene encoding glycogen debranching protein GlgX; the encoded protein is MSPTENAGSSAPLGATIVAGGVNFSLYSRAATGVELLLFDHQNDVAPAQVVPLDPIRNRTYHYWHTFVPGLRPGQLYGYRVDGPRRPERGFRFDANKVLLDPYGRGVSVPDGYSRDAASMPGDNTATSMKSVVIDPSAYDWEDDQSPNRPASQTIVYEMHVRGFTRHPSSKLDSSKRGTYAGLIEKIPYLQQLGITAIELLPVFQFDVQDAPKGKINYWGYAPISFFAPHTNYSSCQNPLGAVNEFRDMVKALHRAGIEVILDVVFNHTAEGNEDGPTLCFRGIDNPTYYMLEDRGQRYANYSGCGNTLNTNHPIVRRLIVDSLRYWVEEMHVDGFRFDLASILSRDGSGKPQPNPPVLWDIESDPVLAGTKLIAEAWDAAGLYQVGSFVGDAWREWNGRFRDDVRDFFRGQPGTVPRIADRIVGSPQIYGHKEREVEQSLNFVTCHDGFTLNDLVSYNEKQNQDNGEDNRDGDDDNRSWNCGAEGPTEDPLINKIRDRQVKNFLATTLLSLGVPMIRMGDEIRHTQRGNNNAYCQDNELSWFDWTNLQRHPELHRFVSLICARRSQRNPDHERQRCSVNQMLRDAKKTWHGIRLDQPDWSDSSHCIAFGGELPKANMQFHFILSAYWEPLQFELPQLFGSHWRRWIDTALDSPEDITPWDEAPIVDGDSYHVADRSVVMLYAIKHETTHN
- a CDS encoding transporter substrate-binding protein produces the protein MPSDQQPPLKKPDDCVAAAGRQFGETESMSVTPGDTAPLSHGRLPVQNWIGKSLGKYQITALLGQGGMGVVWRAHDPSLERDVAIKILSDQTASNPTAVGRFQSEAKAAGKLSHANVAAIHEIGQEGPTHFLVMELLTGGSVSEEVQEHGACTALEATRIMLDACHGVAAAHAEGLVHRDIKPANLVRSGNGAVKVTDFGLAKLSSADSAGQMTQTGTVIGTPYFMSPEQCQGQAVDSRTDIYALGATYYCLLTGRQPYDESDSVVQVMFAHCNKSIPDPRDLDASVPVACAAIVGRAMAKDPSDRYQTVEEMLRDLQAVVAALSGEAQIELPSQSGMSHPALLRTQGQRSRRWFLGGIAGIGLLVLVGLSFQGFFSSIPVPQGDPIKVGVLQSLSGTMSTNGTSVVDATLMAIQEINQSGGLLGRQVQAVVADGRSNTETFAREAERLIVDEKVCTVFGCWTSASRKTVRPVFEKHNHLLVYPVQYEGMETSPNIVYMGAAPNQQIIPAVSWAREILHKKRFFVVGSDYVFPRMASEVIKDQLQNTDAELIGEMFVPLGSSHFEPVVRAIQKSQPDMILNTINGDSNVAFFRELRNAGIQREDISCLSFSLGEQTLRSLNIADVEGDYAASTYFESLDTDANRKFVARFKEKHPHRVISDPMQDAYIGVMLWAQAVRESQSTETKTIRRAMLTQRIAAPEGDTRIDPETQHCFKTPRVGQIRGDGQFQVVWDASKPVPPEPYPASRTAEDWKAFLHDLYVGWGNQWMSRVKDE